From Argopecten irradians isolate NY chromosome 12, Ai_NY, whole genome shotgun sequence, one genomic window encodes:
- the LOC138336023 gene encoding GDP-L-fucose synthase-like, protein MPVYEVNDKEINPFPSNRMAYNEHFGCQFTSIILTNVYGPYDNFHLHKSHVLPGLIHKAYKAKNENTDFTVCGTGTPLRQFIYSLDAGELLVYILRHYPEIDPVLLTVGEDAEVTVKQVAEMVADSIDFKGSIVFDTSKLDGQHKKTATNAKLMKYFPDFKFTPLQQGIKETLKWFMENIDIIRK, encoded by the exons ATGCCGGTTTATGAAGTCAATGACAAGGAAATAAATCCATTCCCATCTAACAGAAT GGCCTACAATGAGCATTTTGGATGTCAGTTTACGTCCATTATTCTAACCAATGTGTACGGACCTTATGACAATTTTCACCTTCATAAAAGTCACGTACTCCCCGGCCTTATTCACAAAGCTTATAAGGCTAAGA ATGAAAATACTGACTTCACTGTGTGTGGGACGGGCACACCTCTTCGACAGTTTATTTACTCATTGGATGCCGGGGAACTGCTTGTATATATACTTCGACACTACCCGGAAATCGACCCCGTTCTTCTTACAG TTGGGGAAGATGCAGAGGTCACAGTAAAACAAGTCGCCGAGATGGTGGCAGATTCAATAGATTTCAAAGGCAGCATTGTGTTCGACACATCGAAGCTTGACGGCCAGCATAAAAAGACTGCCACAAACGCGAAACTGATGAAGTATTTCCCAGACTTTAAGTTTACGCCTCTTCAACAAG GAATAAAGGAAACGCTGAAATGGTTCATGgaaaatattgacataattcGGAAATGA